The sequence below is a genomic window from Phoenix dactylifera cultivar Barhee BC4 chromosome 8, palm_55x_up_171113_PBpolish2nd_filt_p, whole genome shotgun sequence.
tttctctctctctctggcgcGCACGGAGAACAAACCCTAACCCCTTCACCCAGCTGTCATCATCTCAGCGCCCTCTCTCCCTTGATGGGGACGACCCCGCACCGTTGAGAAGGGCACTCCATTAAACCATGTCATCTTTTTGGTTCTGGtcttcatcttctttcttttggtctCGATTTTAATGGTGGAGGAACCCACGAAGATCCCCGACCAAGCCGGCGGCGAGGTGCCgaaggaggaggctgaggcctTCCACATTCGGACTCTCGCCGCCGTCGTCGGCAGGTTTCGATCCGTGCCCTTCTCCCTATTTCAATTTCTAGGGTTAGAGTTTTGGATTCGTGGTATCGAGATCTTCTTTGTGTTTTTGTCATGATCCTTAGTAATGAGAAGGTGAAGGATGCGGTGATCTACCACTACACGGATGCTGCCAGCGGGTTCTCTGCCAAGCTCACTCCGAAGCAAGTCAAGAAATTGTCAAGTgagttctcttctttctttcatccCTACCTGCaggttcttcttttttttgtttggttttcGATGTTTGTTAGATCTATTTCGTTCAATTGAATTGTTACCTGTTCGCATAGATCTAGTAAGTGATTTCGATTCCATAGGCTTCCGATCCAGAACGACTCAAgaatttgggtttttttttttcttggatcaATGTAGAGAAGGTTGGTCGCTTGGATTTTTCTTCTCGCCCTTTTTGTTGGCAGCTAGGTTTTCAGAGATtcgaaaaggaagaagatgaagaccaaatgaagatgaagatgaaggcTTTTTTGCTGGCAGCTGGGTTTTCAGCTGGGTTTgcatttctactataatttgtAATTATGCTTTCTATTCCTACTGTAATAGATTTTCTATTGTAATTCataaaaaaacaataaattgAGCATTTGTTGTTGTTCCTGTGCTATTAGAAGAAGCAGAATCATGTTGTTGTAATGGAGAATGGATTTCTTGTTAATCACTATCAACagatttttttctctaaaaaaattaattaggtttttttattttttaaaaaataattattattgcCGACACTTTAAAGTGTCGGTAGAGCTTTCAATATTTGCTGACGCTTTTGAAAAACGTCGGCAATTTAGTTCTCCACTTTAACATAAGCGACACTTTGGCGACGCTTTTGAAAGCGTCGGAAAGAAAaataccgatgcttataagtgtcggtAAAGAACATATAAAGCGTCGCCAAAGCCTCTTTTTGCTGTAGTGCTAGCATAAGTTGAAATGGAGGTCATCTTCTTCTAGTGTGTatacatgtgtgtgtgtataattttttagatattttatacAACATAAATCATGATCAATAACATGAACATTTGTTCAGTGGGTCTATTATTAAATTTTATCAGGAAGCACAATAGCATTCCTAAATTTCATCAATCACGACCTCAAAACTAGTGGTAAATATCTAGTTTAATGGCCTTCGGTTCTAATCTTGTTAATTTATCTACTGTTATAGAAATACAGATAGAAAAAATTTGTTTGGGGAGACAAATTTTTATGCTTGAAGTTAGGGAAGAGGCCagtgccggctcgagccttagaAGACCAAGGCGGTCGTCTAAGGCCCCTGGCCCAGGGAAGGCCCCCACCCAGCCACggcttagtttttttttttattgctccATTAATGGCGCTATGGCAGACGGGGAGTGGGCTTGGGCGACGGATGTGAAAGGCTAAGCTGGGATTGGGAGTGGGCGGTGGCGTCTGGCAGACGGGGACTAGCGACGGGCGATGGCTACCGGGCTCCGCCCGTACGCCGCTACAGCTTGCAGTGCGTCCCTTCGGCCAACATCGAGTCGTCGACAAGCAACGAGTGGGCAACGTCGAGTCGTCGACAAGCAACGGTCAACGCAACGGCCAAGTCCAACGGGCATTTCCTCCCCGATTCCCccttctctccccccttctctgaCCGTCTGCCGCGGCCCGCCTGCGGCCTGCCTTTTTAATGCCGGAACCTTCTCCGGTTCTCGGTAGAATCGGCTTGCAGAGCGCAAAATGGCAAAAGAATCGATTTTAACTTTTAAGCTCGGCTCTCAGTTCTCTCCAGCTCTCCTCGCCGAcgtcgccgtcctcggctccgagctccgtgttagatgtatgccctagaagccaatttggctgacacattgttgattctagggacataattttgtacttgactatttattattgaataaataaatggcatctttttcattcatattgtttatgtgtctatgaatcgtccaagaaattaataagatgatgatacatattctcaagagttgagaatttgagccatgtatcattggtgatttatttctaaatgctcctgatcaatggatcatcacgaggacggtgatcgatccgatcagtgcacagatcacttttcttctggatggacgagacttgagtccacagtgtagggacactgaagtgatagtgcaggtgcttgttagagaacaagggtactgagcgtgaccaagacaagaagtcacttggatgtctatccactcgtcagtgacttacttgatgttgcaatagtgtgactggtcctttgacctgcggtgcttcggctactcacagtgaggttattgtagtttgactgcacacatacatggtctctagccatatgggtccatgcagtgtagattggctgcagtaggttcactgtaggagtagggtatgcacctataaggaatctatcgaccttgatagaagaggagtgatcctatgtgatttgttagactgagttctaagaccttggccagggcagtaatataaagtggaaaaagagttttccattatcgaactcaagtcgaataaatcttgacatatgacagacgatggggtttgacgagttgtccatgacctccgtcctgtagggatccacgatagtaggactgtatcacatgttaactgcacctagaggttcatcattccattctgctgggtagccactacatgctgctaggtgtcactggtggatggtgggactcatagggattatcttgatgatcgataaaccctaatgagttgagttggaatcgttccaacccattgaaaggagttttcaatgatatagtgatagagatcacaatatatctcactaccagtcagaatagaacctatggggtcacactcactagaagtattgaccgatccgatggttgaaatcgtgattaggaatcacaagaaatcaatttgattgataagaagttgaagaaggaaaaggaattaattaattggacttgaaacaagaatcctacttcgggtaggatacctagagttctaattggattaggactggcattcctacttggaataggattcctcaatcctaatgagattaggagttttgaattaaaattggattcctacttggagtaggattcctagaaatcctaattggattaggacttcggattcaaatagagtcctaattggattaggactaaaattaaaacaaatcctaattggattaggattccttaagtttaaattaattattaatctaatgaatcaacatgactcctaattggattaggattgaagagttcaattgagtcatggttcattcaagtcctaattggatcaggactagcatagattgaacccaatttggccaatcctaattagattaggattaaaccatgagagaggcacctaatcctctttggaagaggattaggttaaccaagtaagaggggcatcagcccctctcatcttggatggtgcggattgaagaagagaggagctagggccggcgccccttctttctttggaaagttatctagggctccaactttggaggagcctttgatagctataagaagcaccatgaggccggcgccctaagcattggagccctcttcccttgtgccgtggccaccctcttcctccctcttagttgcagccgcaagcaagaaagaaggaacctccaagtgttggcggcctcctcctcttccttttcttcatccagcgcaagcaacagaaagaaggttgtgcaggggttcatctacttcctcttcttcatccttcttcttcctcctctcaagcactttcaagagttgaaagaaagagaagagatcagccatcaaaggagtctttgcaagggagctagcaccccgggaagacaagaaagctttgatcggttctctacttcgtgtggatacccatagaggccggacgtttgaacggcttcaagcgaaccctcttcctaaaaccacgaattcagattcgcagtgatcatctacccgcgcaaggtgaagatttgatcttcctagtagttttaaaagttttaatttttacctaattacgaaaggtctcgaaacaacgttcatgcgatgaacgtcgaactcgcgcatgccgattccgctgccatctgaaaaatttttgaaatatcagcggcatgggcgggttcccaaacagtggtatcagagcctaggtttcatagattaaggtaagaattaaatatctaaaggcatattagatctgaaaattaaatgatcatgcatgctgaaaaattctgcatgcagatttttcaggggtgctgattttttacatgctgatttttatgtgataaaaagatgattctaattgcattgttaatgaaattacaaagtttagaatcatgattagcatgatcagcaacctatgtcatgatataatcagttaagtttcagatctgaaaattataattgtagcatacggtgatgatcataggattcaatcccttttggtatcaaatgtaatgacctgcgatgtgatctgcgatgtcatgtaatttttcagatgcttgcatgcatcttatttgatgttttgagaggcctgcgtgcctcctaaaaggagatgtaaattatttttatttttattttacatctggttgtatttctgtgatgtgatgtacatcaacgatcaagttgaagcaaaggcatgagatgaaaggtgatctaagcggttgatggcgatgggatcaagagttaatcaaggatcgaatcaaggaagcttggaatcaattcaagagttgaagaccacttgatcgattgatgtgcatgtgcttgtaatacgacctaattagaatccatgatcatcacctagttaaagtttagctttaattattgccgcgattataactgcctgcaatgcgccgtttgcatgtgatgtgaatgagagtcgggtagataggcttacatgtgatgtagcaaacccaattgagacctaaatcaaaacctcctcaatcaagtcgagagtgaaccgacatgagcaagtcatattagattaattgatctaattggtgtctaggaaagcatgaaaggtggttacttaattaggaccttactctctgagtaaggggagcctcccacctgcttacctggccaattgttcgattatctcttatgaaaggctcaagttgcaaacactaagacctgattaaccaatattaagtcaataggtcttccactgtagtagagctgctaaggcctttctgatgttgacttgtctcggctggatacagtggtcaagttgcattggggggctggacctctctatagacatgagatgttgtagggtaaaggtggggttgggcaccaataactgttaggtgaggacccaatgacgactttattcctatggttatacggtgggtctgacttaactaagaaataggaccaataactgttaggtgaggtcttcatgtcttagagaccaagttacactgcaacatgcttgagaagcattgtacaagagttgtacactcatccatctatatgtcaccaataactgttaggtgaggtggcatgtaaatcggtgggaccgcagtacccactagaaaccctagtcgtgtgggatttccgttttcctaccaggagagtgtgaggaattcaagaaaatagtgggagtcacaatttgttctaaaaagaccttaggacagattaggatcaagtacaaaagtctaaatagaatctttactctctgcagatacaatgtcggcttcaaaccctttgacccgtattcttgagaccaaccgactgaccggaaccaattacaaggactggcttagaaatctcaaaatagttttggactgtgagaagataggctacatacttgattcagatatccccacattaccagcacgtcccactgatgttcagcgtgagatgcataaaaagtggttggacgatgacattagagtaaaatgctatatgatggcatctatgtctaatgaactccaatgccagcatgaaaatataaagactgctagggacatactggcacacctgcaagagttgtatggtgagcagagtcgcacagctcgttttgaagtgtccaagaggcttttcaaagcgaagatgcgcgaggggcagtctgtccataatcacggtctgaccatgatcaaggacctagaggagcttgagaagctcggtatggacatgcacaaggaattgcaagtggatttgatcctacagtcacttcctgattcatttggtcagtttatagtaaactaccacatgaataagattgaatgcactaagactgaactaatcaacatgttggtaactgctgagggagccttgaaaggttcaaggggcaatgtcctcgctgctgagttgacttctggttccaagagaaagtctacttggaagaaaaagaagcttgcaaagaagcagaagaaagacaagaagccaaagaaggaagttcaaaaaaaaaaggctaacgacaaaggaaaatgtttccactgcaatgtcgaaggccactggaagagaaactgtccttcatacctcgagagcctgaagaacaagaaaggtgacacaccttcggaaagtatagacttgctcataattgaaactaatctaacggtttcttctacttctagttgggttatagattctggttctagtgctcatttgtgcactaccatgcagggtctaaaggaaagtagaaggctggcggaaggtgcggtaacccttcgggttggcaacggggcaaaagttgctgctgtggctgtgggcacctaccatctgcgactaccgtctggatttagtttaatacttagagactgttattatgtacctgttgctagcagaaatttgatttctgtttcatgtctagcacaggaaggtcatgtttttacatttgacaaagactgctgttctatttatttgagaaataaaatagtcgcacgtggtttcatgattgacagtctctatcatttacatatggatgtatctgtgaatgttaccgagcaagatgtgagtgccaaaggatccaaaagatccagagatgagataaaccaaagatatttgtggcacctcaggcttggccatattggagaggacagaatgaacaaaatggataaagatgggcttttaggctcattgacttccgagtcatatccagtttgcgagtcctgtctttaaggaaaaatggcaagactgccctttgtaggacatggggagaggaccactgaattacttgccctagtacatacagatgtatgtggcccattcgatgtgctagccaggggacgttattcttacttcattacctttaccgatgattactcacggtatgggtatgtgtatcttatgagacacaagtctgagtcttttgaaaagttcaaagagttcaagaatgaagtagaaaaacaaactggaaaacctcttaaggctcttcgatcagatcgaggaggagaataccttagtagggaattccgggactatctcaaagaaaacggcatagtctcacaatggacacctccgggtacacctcaactcaacggggtgtcagagaggaggaatcggaccctattggatatggtcaggtccatgatgagcttcactgatttacctatgttcctttggggagatgccttactcacagcgatttatttattgaatagagttccctctaaatccgttcctaccacaccgtatgagatatggcatggtaagaaaccaagtctgggtcatctcaagatttggggatgtccggcccacgtcaagcgactacaggcggacaagttagaggctaggaccataagtgctcgttttataggatatcctaaagagtcattaggatatattttttacgtctcagaggatcacaatgtgtttgtgagccgtcatgccatcttcttggaaaatcagt
It includes:
- the LOC113463357 gene encoding uncharacterized protein LOC113463357; the protein is MVEEPTKIPDQAGGEVPKEEAEAFHIRTLAAVVGSNEKVKDAVIYHYTDAASGFSAKLTPKQVKKLSKKVGRLDFSSRPFCWQLGFQRFEKEEDEDQMKMKMKAFLLAAGFSAGFAFLL